The Fusarium oxysporum Fo47 chromosome II, complete sequence genome includes a region encoding these proteins:
- a CDS encoding AEX-3 domain-containing protein, translated as MENSSTPLADYFWIAGVESVSYHDPNSQPAPVVVPVESTIVEDGESEDEDTNGDQPKAKARHSRQGSANRLSRISLTDRFSIHTLDETDGNTKSNRSSATIRAINPPNFGNTNGNGNGHSSTNGQNAGPSGILGEGSMLMGDFDFDKALVKFAAEREVFLEDLSFSAGAKVQARAPMVNPRAERIKAEESDSGRLSPLRSIKGSIRRKMSFRDMNSVRKQPSNRISTSRAASIRTTRRLSNYNSVIPPPEPLNTDPDMHPLKRRFEPVLLDRYPPQEATDEIARRGKFPDYVPMFAFPNDIQIVSSDDRPRSTWHGFTMTSDDNSKLYGITIIIWTALNAEVAEEVEKKCEQWRQSHMSEEERELAASLGVRLAGERTHLSQLLAKLPTIPSGSPARERLEDEISTVEEKITLMTDMLRPLRHGAASKIEGLTAGESGLWTPRAYGILGRDAANMSFWKEWLKAIVTPMTDGGVLRIPPSSPSVGRWQPLERYVVNLCTEAFNPLGSKTQVELGVRELRLYARKEADNEIPGSRSIDLYALFRCLSLENIVALFEYAMAESRIIFLSSHTSMLHLACHALANLLYPLKWSSIFIPVLPARLLSALEAPCPYIVGIERRYDRIELPEDDYVLVDLDKDTIDATSQPVRLPRQARRKLMSLLQVAAPHKLRYGVTTGPPPYAMESFPYDAFSTENAALFRSATPKSTLGKWVSQSSSGFGEPDPPNEVLPPLFNAFASAKVDNGKSDRPSTSKSGKTSPQSSVSPVSINFPPMPSTPVSRSDSGFALAATLREKRSGHFGEEKMRRSSSFGIDKHPPYHKPNLPFLNGHQANLSISAISVDSQNSVVGGGGSGGGYGNGYAPSTYAQSTLAASTIMPSMQIQPVRNTETTVWVEGHCFNWIPKDNTSICNICNDHAEGDGIYKCTGCKIFSHGRCLGHASLVCPEAFHPDRIRAAFVRCLASLLYTYRKYLGRPSKQQKANGQLYAFDMDGFIKSLPHDQHDYATMMRETQCFNEFIHDREMQPANNASIRVFDEIIMAKKARGRSGLSTGLSRLSTIRASHGASTYGGYAPPRGSSNSKIPAWLGDTSDHIWRTASVPLPKGNFPGEYRTVVTRTPARLDRSLMREPRSIQGMPRVEGRGARGLIRKQVPSMLGTTPPT; from the exons TAATGGCCACAGCAGTACCAATGGCCAAAATGCCGGCCCCAGCGGCATCCTTGGTGAGGGCTCCATGCTGATGGGCGACTTCGACTTTGATAAGGCTCTGGTCAAATTTGCCGCTGAGAGAGAGGTATTTCTCGAGGACCTGTCATTCAGTGCGGGCGCAAAAGTGCAAGCTCGTGCACCAATGGTGAATCCTCGGGCAGAGAGGATCAAGGCAGAGGAAAGCGACAGCGGTAGACTGAGTCCTCTCAGGAGCATTAAGGGTAGCATCCGCCGCAAGATGAGCTTTAGGGATATGAACAGTGTGCGCAAGCAACCCAGCAACAGGATCAGCACCAGTCGCGCAG CCTCGATCCGAACCACGAGACGACTCAGCAATTACAACTCCGTAATCCCTCCCCCCGAACCCCTTAACACCGACCCCGATATGCATCCTCTCAAACGACGCTTTGAACCGGTCCTTCTTGACCGATATCCTCCTCAGGAGGCTACAGATGAGATTGCTCGACGTGGGAAATTTCCTGACTATGTGCCCATGTTTGCTTTTCCCAACGACATTCAGATTGTTTCGTCCGATGACCGACCTCGATCTACATGGCATGGGTTTACTATGACCTCGGACGATAACTCCAAGCTATACGGCATAACTATTATCATCTGGACTGCTCTCAATGCCGAGGTGGCAGAGGAAGTGGAAAAGAAGTGCGAGCAATGGCGCCAAAGTCACATgtctgaagaagagcgagAGCTGGCAGCTAGCTTGGGAGTTCGCTTGGCTGGTGAACGCACCCATCTTTCACAACTCCTTGCAAAACTCCCTACAATCCCGTCAGGCTCTCCAGCACGTGAGAGGCTCGAAGATGAAATTAGCACTGTGGAAGAAAAGATCACCCTCATGACGGACATGCTTAGGCCCCTGAGACATGGAGCCGCGTCTAAGATCGAGGGTCTCACTGCTGGCGAGAGCGGACTCTGGACGCCTCGCGCATATGGTATCTTGGGCCGAGACGCAGCCAATATGTCCTTCTGGAAAGAGTGGCTTAAGGCTATCGTTACCCCCATGACAGATGGGGGTGTCCTAAGAATTCCCCCAAGCTCACCCAGCGTGGGACGCTGGCAACCTCTTGAGCGATATGTCGTAAACCTATGCACCGAGGCATTCAATCCCCTAGGATCCAAGACTCAGGTTGAACTAGGAGTGCGCGAATTGCGACTTTATGCTCGGAAGGAGGCAGACAATGAGATCCCTGGTTCGCGATCCATCGATCTCTATGCCCTCTTCCGTTGCTTGTCACTTGAGAACATTGTCGCTCTGTTCGAGTATGCTATGGCCGAGTCCCGaatcatcttcctctcctctcacACCAGCATGTTGCACCTCGCCTGCCATGCACTAGCAAACCTGCTATACCCCCTGAAATGGTCAAGTATTTTCATTCCCGTCCTCCCTGCGCGACTTCTGTCGGCTCTCGAAGCGCCTTGCCCATATATCGTCGGCATTGAGCGACGTTACGATAGAATTGAACTCCCCGAGGACGATTATGTGCTCGTTGACTTGGACAAGGATACTATTGATGCTACATCACAACCCGTTCGACTTCCTCGTCAGGCCCGAAGGAAACTCATGTCTCTTCTGCAGGTCGCAGCGCCCCACAAACTGCGATATGGAGTCACAACTGGACCACCTCCTTATGCCATGGAATCATTCCCCTATGACGCCTTCTCCACTGAGAATGCCGCGCTTTTCAGATCCGCGACGCCCAAGAGCACCCTAGGCAAATGGGTGTCCCAGAGCTCCTCGGGATTTGGCGAGCCAGACCCGCCAAATGAGGTCCTGCCACCACTGTTCAATGCTTTCGCTTCGGCCAAGGTGGACAACGGCAAATCGGACAGACCCAGCACAAGCAAGTCTGGTAAAACCAGTCCTCAGTCGTCTGTATCCCCTGTTTCGATAAACTTCCCGCCAATGCCCTCCACGCCAGTTTCTCGAAGCGACTCTGGCTTTGCTTTGGCGGCGACTCTTCGAGAGAAGCGCTCTGGACATTTTGGCGAAGAAAAGATGCGACGCAGCTCGTCCTTTGGCATCGATAAGCACCCGCCATATCACAAGCCAAACCTCCCCTTCCTCAACGGTCATCAAGCAAACCTGTCAATTTCAGCTATCTCGGTGGACTCTCAGAACTccgttgttggtggtggtggtagtggtGGTGGATATGGAAATGGATATGCACCTTCAACCTACGCACAGTCAACGCTTGCGGCATCAACTATCATGCCCAGTATGCAGATCCAGCCTGTCCGAAACACAGAGACAACAGTTTGGGTCGAGGGTCATTGCTTCAACTGGATCCCCAAGGACAACACATCGATCTGCAATATTTGCAATGACCATGCCGAGGGAGATGGCATTTACAAGTGCACAGGCTGCAAGATCTTCTCCCACGGCAGATGTCTCGGCCATGCTTCGCTTGTCTGCCCGGAGGCATTTCATCCTGATCGAATCCGAGCAGCCTTTGTTCGCTGCCTTGCAAGTCTCTTGTATACGTACCGCAAGTACCTTGGACGACCTTCAAAGCAGCAAAAAGCAAACGGCCAGCTGTATGCCTTTGATATGGATGGTTTTATCAAAAGTCTTCCGCATGATCAGCACGACTATGCTACTATGATGCGGGAAACACAGT GCTTCAATGAGTTTATTCACGACCGAGAGATGCAGCCAGCCAATAACGCCTCGATTCGTGTATTTGATGAGATCATCATGGCTAAGAAGGCCCGAGGCCGTTCCGGGTTATCGACGGGTCTTTCCCGCCTTTCCACCATCCGTGCATCTCATGGCGCCTCTACTTATGGTGGCTATGCCCCTCCTCGAGGCAGCTCCAACAGCAAGATCCCTGCTTGGCTCGGTGACACGTCCGATCATATCTGGCGGACTGCATCAGTGCCGTTACCCAAAGGAAACTTTCCAGGGGAGTATCGAACAGTCGTGACCAGAACGCCTGCACGTCTCGATAGATCTCTAATGCGTGAGCCTCGTTCTATTCAAGGCATGCCTCGTGTAGAAGGGCGAGGTGCTCGCGGGCTCATTCGAAAGCAAGTTCCTAGTATGCTTGGCACAACCCCTCCGACGTGA